Proteins from one Clostridium cellulovorans 743B genomic window:
- a CDS encoding AraC family transcriptional regulator, with amino-acid sequence MAEMKLSYFTNDEGFPFFIQYGYHSNNLSIHTHTDFSELVIVMNGTATHIVDNEKFNIKKGDVFVINSNTCHGYENAKDFRICNIMYRSENLLLADYDIKKNAGFHALFVIEPYFTKEHSFKSNLTLKPLDFEKIHILLDSLLSEYMTKTDGWKTSTKALFMLLVVTLARLYDFGNSSEKVDVINIAKSISYIENHYTEDISIDLLAKISHYSPRHFARIFSETYSTTPLNYIISLRIRRACSLLKETTLPISTIAIQCGFSDSNYFSRIFKKNLYLTPKQYRTS; translated from the coding sequence ATGGCCGAAATGAAACTTAGTTATTTTACAAATGATGAAGGTTTTCCATTTTTTATTCAGTATGGCTACCATAGTAATAACCTTTCTATTCATACACATACCGATTTTTCTGAACTTGTCATTGTAATGAACGGTACCGCTACTCACATTGTTGATAATGAAAAATTCAATATTAAAAAAGGAGATGTTTTTGTTATTAACAGCAACACCTGTCATGGATATGAAAACGCTAAGGATTTTCGTATTTGCAATATAATGTATCGTTCTGAAAATTTACTTTTGGCTGATTACGATATTAAAAAAAATGCGGGTTTCCATGCGCTATTTGTAATAGAACCCTATTTCACAAAAGAACATAGCTTCAAAAGCAATTTGACATTGAAGCCGTTAGATTTTGAAAAAATTCATATTTTATTAGATAGTTTGCTTTCTGAATATATGACTAAAACTGATGGGTGGAAAACATCCACAAAAGCACTCTTTATGCTTTTAGTTGTAACCCTTGCTCGACTATATGATTTTGGAAATAGCTCCGAAAAGGTAGATGTAATCAACATAGCCAAGTCTATTTCATATATTGAAAATCATTATACAGAAGATATCTCCATAGACTTACTCGCAAAGATTTCTCACTACTCCCCAAGACACTTCGCAAGAATTTTTAGTGAAACCTATAGTACTACACCCCTAAACTACATTATTTCACTAAGAATACGTCGTGCTTGTAGCCTACTTAAGGAAACTACACTTCCTATATCAACTATAGCTATTCAATGTGGCTTCAGTGATAGTAATTACTTCAGCCGTATTTTTAAGAAAAACTTATACCTTACCCCAAAGCAATACCGAACATCTTAA
- a CDS encoding family 43 glycosylhydrolase: MPNPYLPLWEYIPDGEPRVFGERIYVYGSHDNAGSDKFCDFKLKVWSAPLDDLNNWTCHGHIFHTRDDRDHKSDTPWTDGDLYAPDVVQKDGKYYLYAYIMGAKGCVAVSDRPEGPFELLSKYKYEVVEGEGNDSFNGGWFIDPGVLVDDDGRVYVYCGYESSFVAEINPDNMYEIIDGTYQKDIIPIEEPFRFFEACSPRKIEDTYYLIYSPRVGSRLVYATSKSPTGPFEYRGVIVDNGVNYPGGNNHGSICNINNQWYIFYHRMTNGTVMSRRACVEKIELLSDGTIPEVEMTSLGFENSLSPYKMTPAEIACVLKGGCFITERNLASRPVTAIISGCIIGYKYFDFGEDFSTETMKFSAVVKGTGCKAKIKILLDDYENGEEIGVCEIGADDGVYTAIVKNVTGRHALYFLVEDSFGGWFTDMFKGRHLFELESFVFMK, translated from the coding sequence ATGCCAAATCCATATCTTCCATTATGGGAGTATATTCCTGATGGGGAACCTAGGGTTTTCGGTGAACGTATATATGTTTATGGTTCCCACGATAATGCAGGTTCAGATAAATTTTGTGACTTTAAACTTAAAGTATGGTCAGCACCACTAGATGACTTGAATAATTGGACTTGTCATGGACACATCTTTCATACAAGAGATGACCGTGACCATAAATCAGATACTCCATGGACGGATGGTGATTTATATGCACCTGATGTCGTTCAAAAAGACGGTAAGTACTACCTTTACGCATATATAATGGGAGCCAAGGGTTGTGTTGCTGTAAGTGATAGGCCAGAAGGACCTTTTGAACTTCTTTCAAAGTATAAATATGAAGTTGTAGAGGGTGAGGGTAACGATTCTTTTAATGGCGGTTGGTTCATCGATCCAGGGGTACTTGTTGATGATGATGGAAGAGTATATGTTTATTGTGGTTATGAAAGTTCTTTTGTTGCAGAAATTAACCCTGATAATATGTATGAAATCATTGATGGAACATATCAGAAGGACATCATTCCAATAGAAGAGCCATTTAGATTTTTTGAAGCTTGCTCACCAAGGAAAATAGAGGATACGTACTATTTGATATACTCTCCAAGAGTAGGAAGTAGACTAGTTTACGCTACGTCAAAATCACCAACAGGACCATTTGAATATAGGGGAGTTATTGTTGACAATGGGGTTAACTATCCAGGTGGCAACAATCATGGTTCAATTTGTAATATAAACAATCAGTGGTATATTTTCTACCACCGTATGACAAATGGTACAGTTATGTCAAGACGTGCTTGCGTTGAAAAGATAGAACTTTTGTCTGATGGAACAATCCCAGAAGTTGAGATGACATCTCTTGGTTTTGAAAATTCTCTTTCTCCATATAAAATGACACCAGCAGAAATTGCTTGTGTACTAAAAGGTGGTTGCTTTATTACAGAAAGAAATTTAGCGTCAAGACCTGTTACAGCAATCATAAGTGGATGTATTATAGGGTACAAGTATTTTGATTTTGGCGAAGACTTTTCAACTGAAACTATGAAATTTAGTGCTGTAGTAAAAGGTACAGGTTGTAAAGCAAAAATAAAAATTTTACTTGATGATTATGAAAATGGAGAAGAAATAGGCGTTTGTGAGATAGGTGCTGATGATGGCGTTTATACCGCAATTGTAAAGAATGTAACTGGAAGACATGCTTTATATTTCCTTGTTGAAGATAGTTTTGGTGGGTGGTTTACTGATATGTTCAAAGGTAGACACTTATTTGAACTTGAATCTTTTGTCTTTATGAAATAA
- a CDS encoding glycoside hydrolase family 3 protein — protein MTTERMENNKILYPFRNPNINIEERLDDLISRLTLEEKIHVLPGYQAPIERLGIQAYYVGGEGAHGLVRRQGKLTGPTTVFPQPIGLSSTWNPNLMSEIGKVISDEARAYYKKSDKIAGLNIWAPTVDMERDPRWGRTEEAYGEDPYLTGKLSAALTKAERGEDPFYLKMVPTLKHFYANNYEKERISCSSSIDPRNKYEYYLKAFKPSIVEGGAQSIMTSYNAINGIPGMVNPEIQTILKDQWGLESFTVSDGGAVCQVVDYHKYFVSHAETIASSIKAGLDSFTDNPDMVVAAARDAMERGLMTEDDLDKAVRNIFRTRIRLGQLDPEGYDPYDYISDEVICSEENSKVALKAAREAMVLLKNENNILPLNKEKLKKVAVIGPLADELLMDWYSGIHPYKVTPLEGIKKKLQEVQVTYSDGADIVTLTSLLNNKLIAQYQDNENILYANKTELCDEALFKHIDWGWGSHTLRSKANNKYMSSKRDKEGILAADQEEAFGWFVKELFNFDRDSDNNYYLRTWNWENIGVGEDEKLFINTGKPKVEVDKYKFKKSLISSGIEEATSAAKDADVAIVVVGNNPVINGKEEVDRKDIILPPSQQELIKAVYETNKNTIVVIVGTYPFAINWEQENIPAIMFTASGGQELGTAIADSIFGDYAPAGRLSMTWYKSIEQLPDITDYDIIKGKRTYMYFDQEVIYPFGHGLTYPNFEYKDLLIKSKNYTNNDTIEVSCDIINTGNIDSDEVAQLYVSAIKSRIVRPIRELKGFERINIKAGEKKTVNFKVKVEDLAIWDVTRNKYCVEAGEYKFEIGTSSKDIKLEGNVYIDGEIIPSRDLSLKTRAENYDDYNKVILKNCIKGGTCVSNIDNNSWLCYKDVDFSLSYSTFMAQVANDTTKAIIEVRIDSLEGEVIGTLEVPSTGGLQNWIINSCEIKNITGIHDVYFTFNVGDRFNGELRISYFQFITG, from the coding sequence ATGACTACTGAAAGAATGGAAAACAATAAAATTTTATACCCTTTTAGAAACCCAAACATTAACATAGAAGAAAGATTAGATGATCTTATTTCAAGACTTACTTTAGAAGAGAAAATACATGTTCTTCCTGGATATCAGGCTCCAATAGAAAGACTTGGAATACAAGCATATTACGTTGGAGGAGAGGGAGCTCATGGGCTTGTAAGAAGACAAGGAAAGTTAACTGGTCCAACGACAGTTTTTCCACAACCAATTGGTCTTTCATCAACTTGGAATCCTAATTTGATGAGTGAAATTGGAAAAGTTATATCAGATGAAGCTAGAGCTTACTATAAGAAGTCTGATAAGATTGCAGGCCTTAATATTTGGGCACCAACTGTTGATATGGAAAGAGACCCAAGGTGGGGAAGAACTGAAGAGGCCTATGGTGAAGATCCTTACCTTACAGGAAAATTATCTGCAGCGCTTACAAAGGCTGAAAGAGGAGAAGATCCTTTCTATTTAAAAATGGTACCAACATTAAAACATTTTTATGCTAATAACTACGAAAAAGAACGTATATCCTGTTCTTCAAGTATAGATCCTAGAAATAAATATGAATATTATTTAAAAGCTTTTAAGCCATCTATTGTAGAGGGTGGAGCTCAATCAATAATGACTTCATATAATGCTATAAATGGAATCCCAGGAATGGTTAATCCTGAAATTCAAACAATATTGAAAGATCAGTGGGGACTTGAGAGTTTTACTGTTTCTGATGGTGGAGCTGTTTGTCAGGTAGTAGACTACCATAAGTATTTTGTTAGTCATGCTGAAACTATAGCAAGTTCCATAAAGGCTGGACTTGATTCATTTACAGATAATCCTGATATGGTAGTAGCAGCAGCTAGAGATGCTATGGAACGTGGATTAATGACAGAAGATGATTTAGATAAAGCAGTTAGAAATATTTTCAGAACAAGAATACGACTTGGACAACTCGACCCAGAAGGGTACGATCCATATGATTATATTTCTGATGAAGTTATTTGTAGTGAAGAAAATTCAAAGGTAGCATTAAAAGCAGCTAGAGAAGCTATGGTTCTTTTAAAAAATGAAAATAACATATTACCTTTAAATAAGGAAAAGCTAAAAAAGGTAGCTGTTATTGGACCTTTAGCTGATGAGTTACTTATGGATTGGTATTCTGGAATACATCCATACAAGGTTACACCGCTAGAAGGAATAAAGAAGAAACTTCAGGAAGTTCAAGTTACATATTCAGACGGGGCGGATATAGTCACGTTAACATCATTATTAAATAATAAATTAATTGCTCAATATCAAGATAATGAAAACATCCTTTATGCAAATAAGACAGAGCTTTGTGATGAAGCTTTATTTAAGCATATTGATTGGGGATGGGGAAGCCATACTCTAAGATCTAAGGCTAACAACAAATATATGTCATCTAAGAGGGATAAAGAAGGAATTTTAGCAGCAGACCAAGAAGAGGCTTTTGGTTGGTTCGTAAAAGAATTATTTAATTTTGATAGAGATTCAGATAATAACTATTATCTTAGAACTTGGAACTGGGAAAATATCGGTGTAGGTGAAGACGAAAAATTATTTATAAACACTGGTAAACCAAAAGTTGAAGTGGATAAGTATAAATTTAAGAAAAGTCTTATTTCTAGCGGAATAGAAGAAGCGACAAGTGCGGCAAAGGATGCTGATGTTGCGATAGTTGTTGTTGGAAACAATCCTGTGATAAATGGTAAAGAGGAAGTTGATAGAAAAGACATTATCTTACCACCATCACAACAAGAGCTTATTAAGGCTGTGTATGAGACTAATAAAAATACTATTGTTGTTATTGTTGGAACATATCCTTTTGCGATAAATTGGGAACAAGAAAATATACCAGCTATCATGTTTACAGCTTCTGGTGGACAAGAATTGGGAACAGCTATAGCAGATTCAATTTTTGGTGACTATGCTCCAGCAGGAAGGCTTAGTATGACTTGGTATAAATCTATAGAGCAGTTACCAGATATTACGGATTACGATATTATCAAAGGTAAAAGAACTTATATGTATTTCGATCAAGAAGTAATATATCCTTTTGGACATGGATTGACTTATCCGAACTTCGAATATAAAGATTTATTAATAAAAAGTAAAAATTATACAAATAATGATACTATAGAGGTTTCTTGCGATATAATAAATACTGGTAATATCGACAGTGATGAAGTTGCTCAACTTTATGTGAGTGCAATTAAATCTAGGATTGTAAGGCCTATAAGAGAGTTAAAGGGTTTCGAGAGAATAAATATTAAAGCTGGGGAGAAGAAAACTGTTAACTTTAAGGTTAAAGTAGAAGACTTAGCTATTTGGGATGTTACAAGAAATAAGTACTGTGTAGAAGCTGGAGAATATAAGTTTGAAATAGGAACATCATCTAAAGATATAAAATTAGAAGGAAATGTTTACATAGATGGAGAAATAATACCTTCTAGAGACTTATCTTTAAAAACAAGAGCAGAGAATTATGATGACTACAATAAGGTCATATTAAAGAACTGTATTAAGGGTGGTACATGTGTTTCAAACATTGATAATAATTCTTGGCTTTGTTACAAGGATGTTGATTTCAGTTTAAGCTACAGCACATTTATGGCACAGGTTGCTAATGATACTACAAAAGCAATTATTGAAGTTAGAATAGATTCCTTAGAAGGTGAAGTTATTGGTACTCTTGAAGTGCCTTCTACTGGAGGATTGCAGAATTGGATAATTAATTCTTGTGAGATTAAAAATATAACAGGAATCCATGATGTTTACTTTACCTTTAATGTTGGTGATAGATTTAATGGAGAGCTTAGAATTAGTTATTTTCAATTTATAACAGGTTAA
- a CDS encoding GH36-type glycosyl hydrolase domain-containing protein, giving the protein MKFGFFDDANREYVINTPKTPYPWINYLGSEEFFGIISNTSGGYCFYKDAKLRRLTRYRYNNVPIDNGGRYFYVNDGGDVWSHTWKPVKKELSAYECRHGLGYSKFTGERNGVKVSQLSFVPLGMNAEVHQIKVKNTSDTDKAVKLFSFIEFCLWDAGADGENFQRNFSTGEVEIQGSVIYHKTEYRERRNHYSFYSVNTEIAGFDTDRDSFIGLYNGFEAPDVVMAGESKNSVASGWAPVASHGINVELKAGEEKSYVFVLGYVENKDEEKWESKGVINKTKAKEMIEALADDAAVEKALAELKKYWDGLLSNYTLNSDDEKLNRMVNIWNPYQCMITFNMSRSASYFESGIGRGMGFRDSNQDLLGFVHQIPERARERIIDIASTQFEDGGCYHQYQPLTKKGNNDIGSGFNDDPLWLILGVTAYIKESGDMGILDEIVPFDNDLNNTATLMGHLKVSFDHVINNRGPHGLPLIGRADWNDCLNLNCFSATPGESFQTTENKEGGVAESVLIAGMFVFIGKEYVALCKEIGDLEEAARAQKHIDEMTEAVLTHGYDGEWFLRAYDFYGNKIGSNENEEGKIFIESQGFCVMGGIGVENGLAEKAMNSVIERLDTKYGIVLNNPAFTKYHLEMGEITSYPEGYKENAGIFCHNNPWIACAETVIGRGDRAFEVYRKIAPAYLEEISDIHKTEPYVYSQMVAGKDAVRFGEAKNSWLTGTAAWNFITISQWILGIKPDYQGLRIDPCIPKDWEGYSISRKFKGAQYDIVIKNPNKVCKGVASITVDGKAIEGNIVPTFEGGVHSVEVVMG; this is encoded by the coding sequence ATGAAATTTGGATTTTTTGATGATGCAAACCGTGAGTATGTAATTAACACTCCTAAGACACCTTACCCATGGATAAACTACTTAGGAAGTGAAGAGTTCTTTGGTATTATTTCTAATACTAGTGGTGGATATTGTTTTTATAAGGATGCAAAGTTAAGAAGGCTTACAAGATATAGATATAACAATGTGCCAATAGATAATGGCGGAAGATACTTCTATGTAAATGATGGTGGAGATGTTTGGTCACATACTTGGAAGCCAGTTAAAAAAGAACTTTCAGCTTATGAATGCAGACATGGACTTGGCTATTCAAAGTTTACAGGAGAAAGAAATGGCGTAAAAGTTTCTCAATTATCTTTTGTACCATTAGGAATGAATGCAGAAGTTCATCAAATAAAGGTTAAAAATACTTCTGATACAGATAAAGCTGTTAAATTATTCTCCTTCATCGAATTCTGTCTTTGGGATGCTGGTGCTGATGGTGAAAACTTCCAAAGAAACTTTAGTACAGGTGAAGTTGAAATTCAAGGTTCTGTAATATACCACAAGACTGAATACAGAGAACGTAGAAATCATTATTCTTTCTATTCAGTAAATACAGAAATAGCTGGTTTTGATACAGATAGAGATTCTTTCATTGGATTATATAATGGTTTTGAGGCTCCAGATGTAGTTATGGCAGGAGAATCTAAGAATTCTGTAGCTAGCGGTTGGGCACCAGTTGCATCTCATGGAATAAATGTTGAGTTAAAAGCTGGAGAAGAAAAATCTTATGTATTTGTTCTTGGATATGTTGAAAACAAGGATGAAGAAAAATGGGAAAGTAAAGGCGTAATCAACAAAACTAAGGCAAAAGAAATGATTGAAGCTTTAGCTGATGATGCTGCTGTTGAAAAGGCTTTAGCTGAATTAAAGAAATATTGGGATGGTTTATTATCAAACTACACATTAAATAGTGATGATGAAAAATTAAATAGAATGGTTAACATTTGGAACCCATATCAATGTATGATAACTTTTAACATGTCAAGAAGTGCTTCATACTTTGAATCAGGTATAGGTAGAGGAATGGGCTTTAGAGATTCAAACCAAGATCTTTTAGGCTTTGTACATCAAATTCCTGAAAGAGCTAGAGAAAGAATAATCGATATAGCTTCAACTCAATTTGAAGATGGTGGTTGCTATCATCAATATCAACCATTAACTAAAAAAGGTAACAATGATATCGGTAGTGGTTTTAATGATGACCCACTATGGTTAATACTTGGTGTAACTGCTTATATAAAAGAATCAGGAGATATGGGAATATTAGATGAAATAGTTCCATTTGATAATGATCTTAACAACACAGCTACATTAATGGGCCACTTAAAAGTATCCTTTGACCATGTTATAAATAATCGTGGACCTCATGGCTTACCTTTAATAGGAAGAGCTGACTGGAATGACTGCTTAAACTTAAATTGTTTCTCAGCTACTCCAGGAGAATCATTCCAAACTACTGAAAACAAAGAAGGTGGAGTTGCTGAATCTGTTCTTATTGCAGGGATGTTTGTATTCATAGGTAAAGAATACGTTGCACTTTGCAAAGAAATTGGTGATTTAGAAGAAGCAGCAAGAGCTCAAAAACATATAGATGAAATGACTGAGGCTGTATTAACTCACGGTTATGATGGAGAATGGTTCTTAAGAGCTTATGACTTCTACGGAAATAAAATCGGAAGTAATGAAAATGAAGAAGGAAAAATCTTCATCGAGTCTCAAGGCTTCTGCGTTATGGGTGGAATCGGTGTAGAAAATGGTCTTGCAGAAAAAGCTATGAACTCAGTTATCGAAAGATTAGATACTAAGTATGGTATAGTTTTAAATAATCCTGCATTTACAAAGTATCATTTAGAAATGGGCGAAATAACAAGTTACCCAGAAGGTTACAAAGAAAATGCTGGTATCTTCTGTCACAACAACCCATGGATAGCATGTGCTGAAACTGTAATAGGCCGTGGAGATAGAGCATTTGAAGTTTATAGAAAGATAGCACCAGCATACCTTGAAGAAATAAGTGATATACACAAAACAGAGCCATATGTATACTCACAAATGGTTGCGGGTAAAGATGCTGTTAGATTTGGTGAAGCTAAGAACTCTTGGTTAACTGGAACAGCTGCTTGGAACTTCATAACCATTTCTCAATGGATACTAGGTATCAAACCAGATTATCAAGGTTTAAGAATAGATCCATGTATACCAAAAGATTGGGAAGGTTACAGCATATCAAGAAAATTCAAAGGTGCTCAATATGATATCGTAATTAAGAACCCTAACAAAGTTTGCAAGGGTGTTGCTTCAATAACTGTTGATGGAAAAGCAATCGAAGGAAACATAGTGCCAACCTTTGAAGGTGGAGTTCATTCAGTTGAAGTTGTAATGGGATAA
- a CDS encoding phosphatase PAP2 family protein: protein MEKFKAALKHSWIFFVYAAVGLIYEVVNRPWGEVRNISTALDANIPFIKEFIIPYMSWHLFTVGCGIYLLFKDRRNYYKSMYSVIIGLIICYATYIVFQTTVPRPTVVGDDILSQFVRKMYSHDKPMNCFPSIHVYTTVLFTYFILITNRLKKYQIAMMVTWAVSIVLSTLFVKQHVILDVVGACALVYACVGLVNWFEARNDVKINNTVENEGQV, encoded by the coding sequence ATGGAGAAATTTAAGGCTGCACTTAAGCATAGTTGGATATTTTTTGTTTATGCAGCAGTAGGATTAATTTACGAGGTTGTGAATAGACCTTGGGGAGAGGTAAGAAATATTTCTACCGCATTAGATGCGAATATACCCTTTATTAAGGAATTTATTATTCCGTATATGTCTTGGCATTTATTCACGGTAGGCTGTGGAATATATCTTCTATTTAAAGATAGACGAAATTATTACAAGTCCATGTATAGCGTAATAATTGGTTTAATAATTTGTTATGCAACTTATATTGTTTTTCAAACTACGGTTCCGAGACCTACAGTTGTGGGAGACGATATCTTATCACAATTTGTAAGAAAGATGTACAGTCATGATAAGCCAATGAACTGTTTTCCTAGTATACATGTGTATACAACCGTGCTTTTTACTTATTTTATTTTAATAACAAATAGATTAAAAAAATATCAAATAGCTATGATGGTAACATGGGCAGTCTCTATAGTACTATCAACTCTTTTTGTAAAGCAACATGTAATCTTAGATGTAGTTGGAGCATGTGCTCTAGTTTATGCTTGCGTAGGACTAGTTAATTGGTTTGAGGCAAGGAATGATGTTAAGATAAACAATACTGTTGAGAATGAAGGTCAAGTTTAA
- the yicI gene encoding alpha-xylosidase — translation MKFSNGFWLNREGVASFSPEEVYSTSVKGNVITLNTPTHKINHRGDTLQGPNITIKISSPIPDVIRVQSFHYMGIVDRGPKFEINNCTDTKFDIVEDETTIKLTSGNLNVKIDKKKWKMEFLNKEERLTYSGWRDLSYVKENFRGIAYDKGALEDTYMREQLNLSVGELIYGLGERFTPFVKNGQTVETWNEDGGTSGEQSYKSIPFYISNKGYGVFVNSSDKVSFEVGTDKVTKVQFAVPGESLDYFIINGPSMKEVLERYTTLTGKPALPPAWSFGLWLTTSFTTNYDEETVTSFVDGMAERDLPLHVFHFDCFWMKDFNWTDLEWDSRVFPDPEGMLKRLKEKGLRICVWINPYIAQESSMFQEGMDNGYLIKRPNGDVWQWDMWQPGMAIVDFTNPAACRWFADKLEALLDMGVDCFKTDFGERIPTEVTYFDGSDPVKMHNYYTYLYNKVVFDVLEKKRGKDEAVLFARSATVGGQQFPVHWGGDCSANYESMAESLRGGLSLTMSGFGFWSHDIGGFESTSTEDVYKRWAAFGLLSSHSRLHGSSSYRVPWLYGEEAVDVVRHFTKLKASLMPYIFNEAYKTSKTGIPSMRSMVLEFQDDPAIGYLDRQYMFGDSILVAPIFNEQGVANYYLPKGTWTNFFTGEKVDGGSWRKETHDYMSIPLMVRPNSIIAVGSENRKSDYDFAQDVTLKVYELEEGKGASATVRSMNSEVALEVSAMLSKGEITIDAKGVGKPWSLVLVGVQNVEVVEGGSFVIEGSDTKIFPSSNVGKLVIKLK, via the coding sequence ATGAAATTTAGTAATGGATTTTGGTTAAATAGGGAAGGTGTGGCATCCTTTAGTCCAGAAGAAGTATATAGCACAAGTGTTAAGGGGAATGTAATAACATTAAATACACCGACTCATAAAATAAACCATCGTGGTGATACATTGCAAGGACCTAATATTACTATAAAAATTTCCTCACCTATTCCAGATGTAATAAGGGTACAATCATTTCATTATATGGGAATAGTAGATAGAGGACCTAAATTTGAAATCAATAATTGTACAGATACAAAGTTTGACATAGTAGAAGATGAAACAACAATTAAATTAACTAGTGGGAATCTTAATGTTAAAATAGATAAAAAAAAATGGAAGATGGAATTCCTCAATAAAGAAGAAAGATTAACATATAGCGGATGGAGAGATCTATCTTACGTTAAGGAAAACTTCAGAGGTATCGCCTATGACAAGGGAGCTCTTGAAGATACATATATGAGGGAACAATTAAATCTTTCTGTCGGAGAACTTATATACGGATTAGGGGAAAGGTTTACACCATTTGTTAAAAATGGTCAGACAGTAGAGACTTGGAATGAAGATGGTGGTACAAGTGGAGAACAATCATATAAGAGCATTCCTTTCTATATATCAAACAAAGGATATGGCGTATTTGTAAATAGTTCAGATAAAGTTTCTTTTGAAGTTGGAACAGATAAGGTTACGAAGGTTCAGTTCGCAGTTCCAGGTGAAAGTTTAGATTATTTCATAATAAATGGACCATCAATGAAGGAAGTGTTAGAAAGATACACTACACTTACTGGAAAGCCAGCTCTTCCACCAGCATGGAGCTTTGGATTATGGCTAACAACATCATTTACAACAAATTATGATGAAGAAACAGTAACAAGCTTCGTAGATGGAATGGCAGAAAGAGATCTTCCATTACATGTATTTCATTTTGACTGTTTCTGGATGAAGGATTTCAATTGGACGGATTTAGAATGGGATTCAAGAGTATTCCCGGATCCAGAAGGTATGCTTAAGCGGTTAAAAGAAAAAGGTTTAAGAATATGTGTATGGATTAACCCATACATAGCACAAGAATCAAGCATGTTTCAAGAAGGAATGGATAATGGATACTTAATTAAGAGACCGAATGGAGACGTTTGGCAATGGGATATGTGGCAACCAGGAATGGCTATAGTAGATTTCACAAATCCTGCAGCATGCAGATGGTTTGCTGATAAGCTAGAAGCTTTACTTGATATGGGTGTAGATTGCTTTAAAACAGATTTCGGCGAAAGAATACCAACAGAAGTAACTTACTTTGATGGTTCAGACCCTGTAAAAATGCATAATTACTATACTTATCTATATAACAAAGTAGTATTTGATGTACTTGAAAAGAAACGTGGTAAAGATGAAGCTGTATTATTTGCGAGATCAGCTACAGTGGGAGGACAACAATTCCCTGTTCATTGGGGAGGAGATTGTTCAGCAAACTACGAATCAATGGCTGAAAGTTTAAGAGGCGGATTATCCTTAACAATGTCTGGTTTTGGATTTTGGAGTCATGATATCGGCGGATTTGAAAGTACTTCTACAGAAGATGTTTACAAACGTTGGGCAGCATTTGGATTACTTTCTTCTCACAGCCGTCTACATGGAAGTTCTTCTTATAGAGTTCCATGGTTATATGGAGAAGAAGCAGTCGATGTAGTAAGACATTTTACAAAGCTTAAAGCTAGTTTAATGCCATATATCTTTAATGAAGCTTATAAGACTTCGAAGACAGGTATTCCTTCGATGAGAAGTATGGTTTTAGAATTCCAAGATGATCCAGCGATAGGATATTTAGATCGTCAATATATGTTTGGTGATTCTATTCTAGTTGCACCAATTTTCAACGAGCAAGGTGTAGCAAATTACTACCTTCCAAAAGGAACTTGGACTAACTTCTTTACTGGTGAAAAAGTTGACGGTGGATCATGGAGAAAAGAGACTCATGATTATATGAGTATTCCACTTATGGTTCGTCCAAACTCGATAATTGCTGTTGGTAGCGAAAACAGAAAGTCAGATTATGATTTTGCACAAGATGTAACTTTAAAAGTTTATGAACTAGAAGAGGGAAAGGGTGCAAGTGCTACAGTTAGATCTATGAATAGTGAAGTTGCACTTGAAGTTTCGGCAATGCTTTCTAAAGGGGAAATAACTATTGATGCTAAGGGGGTTGGTAAACCATGGTCTCTAGTATTAGTAGGAGTTCAAAATGTTGAAGTTGTTGAGGGTGGGTCTTTCGTAATAGAAGGATCAGATACAAAGATATTTCCATCAAGCAATGTAGGAAAATTAGTTATTAAATTAAAATAA